The Maniola hyperantus chromosome 2, iAphHyp1.2, whole genome shotgun sequence genome includes a region encoding these proteins:
- the alien gene encoding COP9 signalosome complex subunit 2 isoform X1 codes for MSDNDDDYMCEEEEDYGLEYSEDSNSEPDVDLENQYYNSKALKEDEPQAALLSFQKVLELEGGDKGEWGFKALKQMIKINFKLNNFTEMMVRYKQLLTYIKSAVTRNHSEKSINSILDYISTSRNMELLQDFYETTLEALKDAKNDRLWFKTNTKLGKLYYDRGDFNKLAKILKQLHQSCQTDEGEDDLKKGTQLLEIYALEIQMYTAQKNNKKLKALYEQSLHIKSAIPHPLIMGVIRECGGKMHLREGEFEKAHTDFFEAFKNYDESGSPRRTTCLKYLVLANMLMKSGINPFDSQEAKPYKNDPEILAMTNLVQAYQNNDINDFESILKHNSYNIMDDPFIREHIEDLLRNIRTQVLIKLIGPYTRIHIPFISKELNIDEKEVENLLVTCILDNTISGRIDQVNAVLELASGARGAARYQALDKWTAQLGALHLALANKMA; via the exons ATGTCGGATAACGACGACGATTATATGTGCGAAGAAGAGGAGGACTATGGACTG GAGTACTCAGAGGACAGCAACTCTGAGCCGGACGTGGACCTGGAGAACCAGTACTACAACAGCAAGGCGCTGAAGGAGGATGAACCACAGGCGGCACTGCTCAGCTTCCAGAAGGTGCTGGAGCTGGAGGGCGGCGACAAGGGCGAGTGGGGCTTCAAGGCGCTCAAACAGATGATCAAGATCAACTTCAAACTG AATAACTTCACGGAGATGATGGTCAGGTACAAGCAGCTGCTCACATACATCAAAAGTGCAGTCACAAGGAACCACTCGGAGAAATCTATCAATTCTATTCTAGACTATATCTCAACTTCTAGAAAT ATGGAGTTACTACAAGACTTCTATGAAACAACACTAGAAGCACTAAAAGACGCCAAGAACGACAGGCTGTGGTTTAAAACCAACACTAAACTAGGAAAACTATACTATGACCGAGGAGACTTTAACAAATTGGCCAAAATACTAAAACAGCTTCACCAGAGTTGTCAG ACAGATGAAGGGGAAGACGATCTCAAGAAAGGCACGCAACTACTAGAAATATACGCGCTAGAAATACAAATGTACACGGCGCAGAAAAACAACAAGAAGCTCAAGGCGCTCTACGAACAGTCTCTGCACATCAAGTCCGCCATTCCTCACCCGCTCATCATGGGCGTCATTAGAG AGTGCGGCGGAAAGATGCACTTGCGCGAGGGGGAGTTCGAGAAGGCCCACACGGACTTCTTCGAGGCGTTCAAGAACTACGACGAGTCCGGCAGCCCGCGAAGAACCACCTGCTTGAAGTATTTAGTTTTAGCTAATAT GTTAATGAAATCAGGAATCAATCCTTTCGACTCCCAAGAAGCGAAACCATACAAAAACGACCCGGAAATCTTAGCCATGACGAATTTAGTACAAGCCTACCAGAACAACGATATCAACGACTTCGAGTCCATCCTCAAACACAACAGTTACAACATAATGGACGACCCCTTCATCAGAGAGCACATCGAGGACCTGCTGAGGAACATAAGGACGCAAGTGCTGATCAAGCTGATCGGGCCCTACACGCGGATACATATACCCTTCATATCTAAGGAGTTGAATATCGATGAGAAGGAGGTGGAGAATCTATTAGTCACATGTATTTTGGATAA CACGATCAGCGGCCGCATCGACCAGGTGAACGCGGTGCTGGAGCTGGCGTCtggcgcgcgcggcgcggcgcgctacCAGGCGCTCGACAAGTGGACCGCGCAGCTCGGCGCGCTGCATCTCGCGCTCGCCAACAAGATGGCGTAG
- the alien gene encoding COP9 signalosome complex subunit 2 isoform X2 has product MSDNDDDYMCEEEEDYGLEYSEDSNSEPDVDLENQYYNSKALKEDEPQAALLSFQKVLELEGGDKGEWGFKALKQMIKINFKLNNFTEMMVRYKQLLTYIKSAVTRNHSEKSINSILDYISTSRNELLQDFYETTLEALKDAKNDRLWFKTNTKLGKLYYDRGDFNKLAKILKQLHQSCQTDEGEDDLKKGTQLLEIYALEIQMYTAQKNNKKLKALYEQSLHIKSAIPHPLIMGVIRECGGKMHLREGEFEKAHTDFFEAFKNYDESGSPRRTTCLKYLVLANMLMKSGINPFDSQEAKPYKNDPEILAMTNLVQAYQNNDINDFESILKHNSYNIMDDPFIREHIEDLLRNIRTQVLIKLIGPYTRIHIPFISKELNIDEKEVENLLVTCILDNTISGRIDQVNAVLELASGARGAARYQALDKWTAQLGALHLALANKMA; this is encoded by the exons ATGTCGGATAACGACGACGATTATATGTGCGAAGAAGAGGAGGACTATGGACTG GAGTACTCAGAGGACAGCAACTCTGAGCCGGACGTGGACCTGGAGAACCAGTACTACAACAGCAAGGCGCTGAAGGAGGATGAACCACAGGCGGCACTGCTCAGCTTCCAGAAGGTGCTGGAGCTGGAGGGCGGCGACAAGGGCGAGTGGGGCTTCAAGGCGCTCAAACAGATGATCAAGATCAACTTCAAACTG AATAACTTCACGGAGATGATGGTCAGGTACAAGCAGCTGCTCACATACATCAAAAGTGCAGTCACAAGGAACCACTCGGAGAAATCTATCAATTCTATTCTAGACTATATCTCAACTTCTAGAAATG AGTTACTACAAGACTTCTATGAAACAACACTAGAAGCACTAAAAGACGCCAAGAACGACAGGCTGTGGTTTAAAACCAACACTAAACTAGGAAAACTATACTATGACCGAGGAGACTTTAACAAATTGGCCAAAATACTAAAACAGCTTCACCAGAGTTGTCAG ACAGATGAAGGGGAAGACGATCTCAAGAAAGGCACGCAACTACTAGAAATATACGCGCTAGAAATACAAATGTACACGGCGCAGAAAAACAACAAGAAGCTCAAGGCGCTCTACGAACAGTCTCTGCACATCAAGTCCGCCATTCCTCACCCGCTCATCATGGGCGTCATTAGAG AGTGCGGCGGAAAGATGCACTTGCGCGAGGGGGAGTTCGAGAAGGCCCACACGGACTTCTTCGAGGCGTTCAAGAACTACGACGAGTCCGGCAGCCCGCGAAGAACCACCTGCTTGAAGTATTTAGTTTTAGCTAATAT GTTAATGAAATCAGGAATCAATCCTTTCGACTCCCAAGAAGCGAAACCATACAAAAACGACCCGGAAATCTTAGCCATGACGAATTTAGTACAAGCCTACCAGAACAACGATATCAACGACTTCGAGTCCATCCTCAAACACAACAGTTACAACATAATGGACGACCCCTTCATCAGAGAGCACATCGAGGACCTGCTGAGGAACATAAGGACGCAAGTGCTGATCAAGCTGATCGGGCCCTACACGCGGATACATATACCCTTCATATCTAAGGAGTTGAATATCGATGAGAAGGAGGTGGAGAATCTATTAGTCACATGTATTTTGGATAA CACGATCAGCGGCCGCATCGACCAGGTGAACGCGGTGCTGGAGCTGGCGTCtggcgcgcgcggcgcggcgcgctacCAGGCGCTCGACAAGTGGACCGCGCAGCTCGGCGCGCTGCATCTCGCGCTCGCCAACAAGATGGCGTAG
- the Vdup1 gene encoding arrestin domain-containing protein 4, whose product MPRKLLKFLIVFDNTSLLYFPGQFLSGKVLMELQDDTPVLGLHFHVIGEGVVRVGSGRHERLFDKENYIDFRMRLLGEPGHAASILSPGIHSFPFKLGLPMGLPSTFLGTHGWVQYYCKAALREPNGLTHKNQQVFIVMNPIDLNLEPPVLAQEFELSVEHKLGVGCVGGGTVSCRVALDRGAYVPGQSIALSALVDNRSRTHIRATRAALTETIQYSAHGKVAATERRELARLARGKLRAGEAQRWRAELLYVPPLPPTNLRGCHLISVQYDVFFIIEPKSLEKEVKLQLPILLGTYPFRDGDAEAHPPTHYPTTLPIFRPWLHDKQKE is encoded by the exons ATGCCAAGAAAGCTGCTAAAATTTTTAATAGTGTTTGACAATACGTCGCTCCTGTATTTCCCGGGTCAGTTTTTGTCCGGGAAAGTTCTAATGGAGCTGCAGGATGATACACCAGTTCTTG GTCTCCACTTCCATGTGATAGGGGAGGGAGTGGTGAGGGTTGGCTCCGGGAGACATGAGAGGCTGTTTGACAAAGAGAACTACATTGATTTCAGAATGCGTCTCCTTGGTGAACCAG GTCATGCAGCATCCATCTTATCACCTGGCATACACAGCTTTCCCTTCAAGTTAGGTTTGCCGATGGGCCTCCCGTCTACCTTCCTCGGCACACACGGCTGGGTGCAGTATTACTGCAAGGCGGCACTGAGAGAACCCAATGGATTGACTCATAAGAACCAACAAGTCTTTATTGTTATGAACCCGATTGACTTGAATTTGGAACCTCCAGTTTTAGCT CAAGAGTTCGAGCTGAGCGTTGAGCACAAGCTGGGCGTGGGCTGCGTGGGCGGCGGCACCGTGAGCTGCCGCGTCGCGCTGGACCGCGGCGCGTACGTGCCCGGGCAGAGCATCGCCCTGTCCGCGCTCGTGGATAACCGCTCCCGCACGCACATCCGCGCCACCCGCGCCGCACTCACAGAG ACAATCCAATACAGCGCGCACGGGAAGGTGGCTGCCACGGAACGGCGCGAGCTGGCGCGGTTGGCGCGAGGCAAGCTGCGCGCGGGAGAGGCGCAGCGCTGGCGCGCGGAACTGCTGTACGTGCCGCCGCTGCCGCCCACCAACCTGCGCGGCTGCCACCTCATATCCGTGCAATATGACGTATTT TTCATCATCGAGCCGAAGAGCTTGGAGAAGGAAGTGAAGCTGCAGCTGCCGATCTTGCTGGGCACGTATCCGTTCCGCGACGGCGACGCCGAGGCGCACCCGCCCACGCACTACCCCACCACGCTGCCCATCTTCCGGCCCTGGCTGCACGACAAGCAGAAAGAGTGA